In Candidatus Cloacimonadaceae bacterium, the following are encoded in one genomic region:
- a CDS encoding desulfoferrodoxin — MTELRQIYHCPLCGNVVEMLFPGAGELVCCGEPMNLLKTNSVDAAKEKHVPVITEINGKIKVSVGSVPHPMEEKHFIAMIEVVTETDVYRHEFKPGDTPEAIFPVALADMLYAREYCNLHGLWKNA; from the coding sequence ATGACAGAACTGCGCCAGATATACCATTGCCCGCTTTGCGGGAACGTCGTTGAAATGCTCTTTCCCGGAGCCGGTGAATTGGTTTGCTGCGGTGAACCGATGAATCTACTCAAGACAAATTCCGTGGATGCCGCCAAAGAAAAACACGTCCCAGTGATCACGGAAATAAATGGCAAGATCAAAGTATCAGTTGGCTCCGTGCCTCATCCGATGGAGGAAAAGCACTTTATCGCCATGATCGAAGTGGTCACCGAGACCGATGTCTATCGTCATGAATTCAAACCCGGAGACACCCCTGAAGCGATCTTCCCGGTTGCGCTCGCCGATATGCTCTACGCTCGTGAATACTGCAATCTGCACGGACTTTGGAAAAACGCTTAA
- a CDS encoding rubrerythrin family protein, which translates to MSFKETRTAENLLKSFAGESQARMRYVYAAKTAKKEGYEQISNIFTETAENEKEHAKVFFKHLLKNGLEGQVINIMASYPVGWSAEETLKNLEYAAIGEHEEWTELYPIFAEIAEEEGYKDIALSWRLVAKVEKEHEKRFRKLYDNIKNLKVFKKEEILFWKCLNCGYIHEGTEAPKVCPTCTHPQSYFEIHYENY; encoded by the coding sequence ATGTCCTTTAAGGAAACCAGAACCGCTGAAAACCTGTTGAAATCCTTCGCCGGTGAAAGCCAGGCACGGATGCGCTACGTCTATGCTGCCAAAACAGCCAAAAAAGAAGGCTATGAGCAGATATCAAACATCTTCACGGAAACCGCCGAAAACGAAAAAGAACACGCCAAGGTATTCTTCAAACACCTGCTCAAAAACGGTCTCGAGGGACAGGTGATCAACATCATGGCTTCCTATCCGGTGGGTTGGTCTGCCGAGGAAACACTCAAAAACCTCGAATATGCCGCCATTGGCGAACATGAAGAATGGACCGAGCTTTATCCGATATTTGCGGAAATCGCCGAAGAAGAAGGCTACAAAGACATCGCCCTCTCTTGGCGCCTCGTTGCCAAGGTGGAAAAAGAACATGAAAAGCGCTTTCGCAAGCTCTATGACAACATCAAAAACCTGAAAGTGTTCAAAAAAGAAGAAATCCTGTTTTGGAAATGCCTCAATTGCGGGTACATTCACGAAGGAACGGAAGCTCCGAAGGTTTGCCCAACCTGCACTCACCCCCAATCATATTTTGAAATTCACTACGAAAACTACTAA
- a CDS encoding rubredoxin — protein sequence MQKHQCIACGWIYDPAENDDVPFELLPEDFVCPECGVGKDMFEPID from the coding sequence ATGCAAAAACACCAATGCATCGCCTGTGGTTGGATCTACGATCCGGCTGAAAACGACGACGTGCCTTTCGAGCTACTTCCCGAGGATTTTGTTTGCCCGGAATGCGGCGTCGGTAAAGATATGTTCGAACCCATCGATTGA
- a CDS encoding ferritin family protein — MTTQEFNEILDFAVSREQEAVKFYRDLQGEVKFKEQIEMLRDLESMEMGHIIVIENIRKKGVSESEIPRVQNLKISEYLTMDADNLDLTYQNILIKAMKREEASFKLYSEMSVKFSDGELATLFRKLASDEAKHKLIFEKIYDEWISSGN; from the coding sequence ATGACAACACAAGAATTCAACGAAATACTCGATTTTGCTGTGTCGCGCGAGCAGGAAGCGGTCAAATTTTACCGCGATCTGCAAGGCGAAGTGAAGTTTAAAGAACAGATCGAAATGCTCCGTGATCTGGAATCAATGGAGATGGGACACATCATCGTGATCGAAAACATTCGCAAAAAGGGCGTCTCCGAATCCGAAATCCCCAGAGTGCAAAACCTCAAGATCAGCGAATATCTCACCATGGATGCGGACAACCTCGATCTCACCTATCAGAACATCCTGATCAAGGCAATGAAGCGCGAGGAAGCGTCTTTTAAGCTCTACTCCGAGATGAGCGTGAAGTTCAGCGATGGCGAGCTCGCCACTCTCTTTCGCAAACTCGCTTCCGACGAAGCGAAACACAAGCTCATATTTGAAAAAATCTATGACGAATGGATCAGCAGCGGAAATTGA
- the tsaB gene encoding tRNA (adenosine(37)-N6)-threonylcarbamoyltransferase complex dimerization subunit type 1 TsaB — protein MDQQRKLILALDTSQSAGSIALQREGRLIYSVYFDLSITHSETLMPQIDAALKFCGFLPKDISAILLCNGPGSFTGLRIGLATAKGIAFGLNVPLYCHDALKLCALQRFQCGRNILTVIDAKMRDIYAALYDENLNVLEAPRVCKPEEINTWNADGAYILGSASSIVSNAIGESGMEFVLAAGGDEITGAAALFSLQELMPAEEIGDFEQLANLEPLYLRESTAQIKKKG, from the coding sequence ATGGATCAGCAGCGGAAATTGATCCTGGCGCTTGACACATCCCAGAGCGCGGGATCCATAGCTTTGCAGCGCGAAGGACGCTTGATCTATAGCGTCTATTTTGATCTCAGCATCACCCACAGCGAGACCCTCATGCCGCAGATTGATGCCGCGCTAAAGTTTTGCGGGTTTCTGCCCAAAGATATCTCCGCGATCCTGCTCTGCAATGGACCGGGATCCTTTACCGGATTGCGCATCGGGCTCGCCACCGCCAAGGGAATCGCGTTTGGCTTGAACGTTCCGCTCTATTGCCATGACGCTTTGAAGCTCTGCGCTTTACAACGTTTTCAATGCGGCAGAAACATCCTCACTGTGATTGACGCCAAAATGAGGGATATCTACGCAGCGCTCTATGATGAAAATCTGAATGTCCTCGAGGCTCCACGCGTCTGCAAACCAGAAGAGATCAATACTTGGAACGCGGATGGGGCATACATTCTGGGTAGCGCTTCAAGCATCGTGAGCAATGCCATCGGAGAAAGTGGTATGGAGTTTGTCCTCGCCGCTGGGGGAGATGAAATCACTGGCGCGGCGGCTTTATTTTCACTACAAGAACTGATGCCCGCTGAGGAGATCGGAGACTTTGAACAACTGGCGAATCTGGAACCGCTGTACTTGAGGGAATCCACCGCTCAGATCAAAAAAAAGGGATAG
- a CDS encoding replication-associated recombination protein A: MKKDQSNLFEEAELSDKKVPLAEKLRPHTLEDMRGQDRLIAKDSLLYQMISTGLYHSFILWGPPGTGKTTIAGIIERAGNHRFVHFSAVLAGINDVKGVMKDADYAHRHKNLRTLLFIDEIHRFNKSQQDAFLPYVESGAVILIGATTENPSFEVIPALLSRCHVFVLEMLSEEDLRAIIERGAQELGLKLDSNVIGWLAQQSGGDARSALNQLELLESFLRETPNPDPKQLARVLEKKSMFYDKNREEHYNLISALHKSLRGSDPQAGLYWLARMLEAGEDPRYLVRRLIRFASEDIGLADPNALVQAIAAKDALVFIGMPEASNAIAQLVVYLATAPKSNALYTAYSAAAEDARKTSHYGVPMHVRNAPTKLMKELDYGKNYQYDHDHEHNYSYQKYFPDKMEEKTYYKPGQFGFEKEIEKRIQWWLKLRSTK; encoded by the coding sequence ATGAAAAAAGATCAAAGCAACCTCTTTGAAGAAGCCGAACTTTCGGACAAGAAAGTACCCCTGGCGGAAAAGCTCCGCCCCCACACGCTGGAAGATATGCGAGGGCAGGATCGCCTCATTGCCAAAGACTCCCTGCTCTATCAAATGATTTCCACCGGACTCTATCATTCATTCATCCTGTGGGGTCCGCCCGGCACCGGCAAAACGACCATCGCCGGGATCATCGAACGTGCCGGAAATCATCGCTTTGTGCATTTCAGCGCAGTGCTGGCAGGGATCAACGACGTCAAAGGCGTGATGAAGGACGCGGATTATGCCCATCGACATAAAAACCTGCGCACATTGCTCTTCATCGACGAGATTCACCGTTTCAACAAATCCCAGCAGGACGCCTTTTTACCCTATGTCGAATCCGGAGCGGTGATCCTGATCGGTGCCACGACGGAGAATCCATCCTTTGAAGTGATCCCGGCGCTGCTTTCGCGCTGCCACGTCTTCGTTCTGGAAATGCTCTCCGAGGAAGATTTGCGAGCTATCATTGAGCGCGGAGCCCAGGAATTGGGATTGAAGTTAGATAGCAACGTAATCGGCTGGCTCGCACAACAAAGCGGAGGAGACGCGCGCAGCGCATTGAACCAGCTTGAACTACTGGAAAGCTTCCTGCGCGAGACCCCAAACCCTGATCCGAAACAGCTTGCCCGCGTGTTGGAAAAGAAAAGCATGTTTTATGACAAGAACCGCGAGGAGCACTATAACCTGATCTCAGCCTTGCACAAATCCCTGCGCGGCAGTGATCCCCAAGCAGGTTTATATTGGCTGGCGCGGATGCTGGAAGCGGGTGAGGATCCACGCTACCTGGTTCGCCGCCTGATCCGTTTTGCCAGTGAGGACATCGGTCTTGCCGATCCCAACGCTTTGGTGCAAGCCATCGCCGCCAAGGATGCCCTCGTTTTCATCGGTATGCCGGAAGCCAGCAACGCCATCGCGCAATTGGTGGTCTATCTGGCAACAGCGCCAAAGAGCAACGCGCTCTACACAGCATATTCCGCCGCTGCCGAAGATGCCCGCAAGACAAGTCATTATGGCGTTCCCATGCATGTTCGCAACGCTCCCACCAAGCTGATGAAGGAGCTGGATTATGGCAAAAACTATCAATATGATCATGATCACGAGCATAATTATAGCTACCAGAAGTACTTCCCGGACAAGATGGAGGAAAAAACATACTACAAACCCGGACAGTTCGGATTTGAAAAAGAGATCGAAAAGCGCATTCAGTGGTGGTTGAAACTGCGTTCCACAAAGTGA
- a CDS encoding NUDIX hydrolase: MVSEFSPCFMQDFGRNCDFKLIQEGWFEEDDVVLELYSGERYYSPEVQKLIADAWQEARLDPNQNLYNGVVLSMIANSSVGNTLRVQCMHTDYKSFYGTNVCNYAEIGDPIQCANALAVCAVVESRDGNILIGRRSGKVAESKGLWHVPGGTLEVSPELERHANAIKLRSKYLLNPFRQMEQELEEEFGIVVGDISFSVCLALAENILIGKPEFLCYFHLNIDSSEMSKRIETAKCREEHEEILHLPLEEIESFVQSYPVAPIGKAALYCYLNYLQSNHPSSCR; encoded by the coding sequence TTGGTTAGTGAGTTTTCTCCTTGTTTTATGCAGGATTTTGGCAGAAACTGCGATTTCAAGCTCATCCAGGAGGGCTGGTTCGAGGAAGACGACGTCGTCCTCGAGCTTTATTCTGGAGAGAGATACTATTCTCCGGAAGTGCAAAAGCTCATCGCTGATGCCTGGCAGGAAGCCCGGCTCGATCCAAACCAGAATCTCTATAACGGCGTAGTGCTCAGCATGATAGCCAACTCGTCCGTGGGCAACACCTTGCGAGTCCAATGTATGCATACGGACTACAAATCCTTCTATGGCACCAATGTCTGCAACTATGCCGAAATTGGTGATCCAATCCAATGCGCGAACGCTCTTGCCGTTTGTGCTGTTGTGGAAAGCCGGGATGGGAATATCCTCATCGGCAGGCGTAGCGGTAAAGTAGCGGAAAGTAAAGGGCTCTGGCACGTTCCGGGGGGCACTTTGGAAGTCTCTCCCGAGCTGGAACGCCATGCCAACGCCATCAAGCTGAGGTCAAAGTATCTGCTCAATCCTTTTCGGCAAATGGAACAGGAATTGGAGGAGGAATTTGGCATCGTGGTCGGGGATATCAGCTTTTCCGTTTGCCTCGCCCTGGCTGAAAACATCTTGATCGGCAAACCCGAGTTTCTTTGCTATTTTCATCTCAATATCGACAGCAGCGAAATGAGCAAAAGGATCGAAACCGCCAAGTGCCGGGAAGAACACGAAGAGATATTGCATCTTCCGCTTGAAGAGATCGAATCCTTTGTGCAAAGCTACCCCGTCGCCCCCATCGGCAAAGCGGCGCTCTATTGTTATCTCAACTATTTGCAATCAAATCATCCATCAAGCTGTCGATGA
- a CDS encoding ferritin family protein: protein MDRKEAFRFAIEAEMRSQMLYSALAKSFRKPENSAVYQELVILEKNHEEKVRTAFETEYPGHDLQLEPELSVDLRSINPREPKEVLDFAISREEMAQSIYLELAEGSADREMKELFNRFAVEEDHHKTILLTEIQRMQGALVWYDPSELSGLMEY, encoded by the coding sequence ATGGATCGTAAAGAAGCCTTTCGTTTTGCGATCGAAGCCGAGATGCGTTCGCAAATGCTTTATAGCGCACTGGCAAAGAGTTTTCGCAAGCCGGAAAACAGCGCTGTGTATCAGGAACTGGTGATTTTGGAAAAGAATCACGAGGAAAAAGTGCGCACCGCCTTTGAAACTGAGTATCCTGGTCATGATCTTCAGCTTGAGCCAGAATTGAGTGTCGATCTGCGCAGCATCAATCCCAGAGAGCCCAAGGAAGTGCTGGATTTTGCCATCAGCCGCGAGGAGATGGCGCAAAGCATCTATCTGGAACTGGCGGAAGGCAGCGCTGATAGGGAAATGAAAGAGCTGTTCAACCGTTTCGCAGTGGAAGAAGATCATCATAAGACCATCCTGCTCACCGAAATCCAGAGAATGCAGGGTGCGCTGGTGTGGTACGATCCCTCCGAACTCAGTGGCTTGATGGAATACTAA